A region of Plantactinospora sp. BC1 DNA encodes the following proteins:
- the rplK gene encoding 50S ribosomal protein L11, with translation MPPKKKLVKTFTLQLPAGQATPAPPVGPALGQHGVNIMEFCKSYNAQTESQRGDIVPAEISVYEDRTFTFVLKTPPAARLLIKAAGVQKGSGVPQSQKVGSVTRAQLREIAEKKMSDLNANDVEQAEKIIAGTARSMGITVKE, from the coding sequence ATGCCTCCGAAGAAGAAGCTCGTCAAGACGTTCACGCTTCAGCTCCCGGCGGGCCAGGCCACCCCGGCGCCGCCGGTCGGCCCGGCGCTGGGTCAGCACGGCGTCAACATCATGGAGTTCTGCAAGTCGTACAACGCGCAGACCGAGTCGCAGCGCGGTGACATCGTGCCGGCCGAGATCAGCGTGTACGAGGACCGGACCTTCACCTTCGTGCTGAAGACCCCGCCCGCCGCCCGTCTGCTGATCAAGGCCGCCGGCGTGCAGAAGGGCTCCGGCGTCCCGCAGAGCCAGAAGGTCGGCTCGGTCACCCGCGCCCAGTTGCGCGAGATCGCCGAGAAGAAGATGTCCGACCTCAACGCCAACGACGTCGAGCAGGCCGAGAAGATCATCGCCGGCACCGCCCGGTCGATGGGCATCACGGTCAAGGAATAG
- the nusG gene encoding transcription termination/antitermination protein NusG, giving the protein MPEYDETAETPDEQSAVATASGTESVEAANEPEFAAAEAPDEDYDPVAELRQKLRYAPGDWFVVHSYAGYENKVKTNLETRITSLDMEEFIYQVEVPTREEVEVKNGKRLQVQNKVFPGYILVRMELTPESYSCVRNTPGVTGFVGATDRADRPAPLSLDEVLKWLAPAVETETKKAKPEVKVLDFEVGDSVTVTDGAFASLPATISEINADQQKLKVLVSIFGRETPVELNFNQVAKI; this is encoded by the coding sequence GTGCCTGAGTACGACGAGACCGCCGAGACCCCGGACGAGCAGTCCGCGGTGGCGACGGCGAGCGGTACCGAGTCGGTCGAGGCCGCCAACGAGCCGGAGTTCGCCGCCGCCGAGGCGCCGGACGAGGACTACGACCCGGTCGCCGAGCTGCGGCAGAAGCTGCGCTACGCGCCCGGCGACTGGTTTGTGGTCCACTCGTACGCCGGTTACGAGAACAAGGTCAAGACGAACCTGGAGACCCGGATCACCAGCCTCGACATGGAGGAGTTCATCTACCAGGTCGAGGTGCCGACCCGGGAAGAGGTCGAGGTCAAGAACGGCAAGCGGCTCCAGGTCCAGAACAAGGTCTTCCCGGGCTACATCCTGGTCCGGATGGAGCTCACCCCGGAGTCGTACTCCTGCGTGCGCAACACCCCGGGGGTGACCGGCTTCGTCGGCGCGACCGACCGGGCCGACCGGCCCGCGCCGCTCTCGCTCGACGAGGTGCTCAAGTGGCTCGCCCCGGCGGTGGAGACCGAGACCAAGAAGGCGAAGCCGGAGGTCAAGGTGCTCGACTTCGAGGTCGGCGACTCGGTCACCGTGACCGACGGCGCCTTCGCGTCGCTGCCGGCCACGATCAGCGAGATCAACGCCGACCAGCAGAAGCTCAAGGTCCTGGTCTCGATCTTCGGTCGGGAGACTCCGGTCGAGCTCAACTTCAACCAGGTCGCCAAGATCTGA
- the secE gene encoding preprotein translocase subunit SecE, with product MAEKNRRDEDDNDRLDDEMIDDVVDDDADDEADEPVGRGGTATRERTKADEADSRPKTKTEGRVGIFGRLARFFREVVAELRKVIWPTRKELLTYTAVVVVFVAVVLTIVAGLDYAFARGVLWVFGGSS from the coding sequence GTGGCCGAGAAGAATCGGCGCGACGAGGACGACAACGACCGTCTCGACGACGAGATGATCGACGACGTCGTCGACGATGACGCCGACGACGAGGCGGACGAGCCGGTCGGACGCGGTGGCACCGCCACCCGGGAGCGCACCAAGGCCGACGAGGCGGACAGCAGGCCCAAGACCAAGACCGAGGGCCGGGTCGGAATATTCGGCCGGCTTGCCCGGTTCTTCCGCGAGGTCGTGGCAGAGCTGCGTAAGGTCATCTGGCCGACCCGTAAGGAGCTGCTGACCTACACCGCCGTGGTGGTCGTGTTCGTCGCCGTGGTGCTGACGATCGTGGCCGGGCTGGACTACGCCTTCGCCCGCGGCGTGCTGTGGGTCTTCGGTGGCTCCAGCTGA
- a CDS encoding MaoC family dehydratase, producing the protein MDLAPRTFRITRADLVRYAGASGDFNPIHWSDRFATKVGLPGVIAHGMFTMALVGRAVTDWAGSPDAVVEYSVRFTRPVVVPDDDEGTEIEVSAAVRGEPEDGLTRLDLTATCQGEKVLAQARAVIRTPA; encoded by the coding sequence ATGGATCTTGCACCTCGTACCTTCCGGATCACCCGCGCGGACCTGGTCCGCTACGCGGGCGCCTCGGGCGACTTCAACCCCATCCACTGGAGCGACCGGTTCGCCACCAAGGTGGGCCTGCCCGGGGTGATCGCGCACGGCATGTTCACCATGGCGCTGGTCGGGCGCGCGGTCACCGACTGGGCCGGTTCACCGGACGCGGTGGTGGAATACAGCGTCCGGTTCACCCGGCCGGTCGTGGTGCCGGACGACGACGAGGGCACCGAGATCGAGGTGAGCGCCGCCGTCCGGGGTGAGCCCGAGGACGGACTCACCCGGCTCGACCTGACCGCGACCTGCCAGGGCGAGAAGGTGCTCGCCCAGGCCCGGGCGGTGATCCGCACTCCGGCATAG
- a CDS encoding MaoC family dehydratase N-terminal domain-containing protein has protein sequence MSLDPSFVGRSYPPTPPYQVGREKIREFATAIGAVDPAHHDPDAARALGHADVVAPPTFPFTITMAASRQIVEDPELGVDYSRVVHGDQRFRYTRPVIAGDELVCVNTVEEILNRGAHSFMTTRTEVSTTAGEPVVTVWTKLVVRGEG, from the coding sequence ATGTCCCTGGACCCGTCCTTCGTCGGCCGCAGCTATCCGCCGACCCCGCCGTACCAGGTGGGCCGCGAGAAGATCCGAGAGTTCGCCACGGCGATCGGGGCCGTCGACCCGGCACACCACGATCCGGACGCCGCCCGGGCGCTCGGGCACGCCGACGTGGTGGCGCCGCCGACCTTCCCGTTCACGATCACGATGGCGGCCAGCCGGCAGATCGTCGAGGACCCGGAACTCGGCGTCGACTACAGCCGGGTGGTCCACGGCGACCAGCGGTTCCGCTACACCCGGCCGGTGATCGCCGGTGACGAGCTGGTCTGCGTCAACACCGTCGAGGAGATCCTCAACCGGGGCGCGCACAGCTTCATGACCACCCGTACCGAGGTGAGCACGACGGCGGGGGAGCCGGTGGTCACCGTCTGGACCAAGCTCGTCGTACGCGGAGAGGGCTGA
- the rpmG gene encoding 50S ribosomal protein L33 — MAKATDVRPKITLACVECKERNYITRKNRRNDPDRIELKKFCPRDGKHTVHRETR, encoded by the coding sequence GTGGCCAAGGCGACCGATGTCCGTCCCAAGATCACTTTGGCGTGTGTGGAGTGCAAGGAGCGCAACTACATCACGCGTAAGAACCGCCGTAACGACCCGGACCGCATCGAGCTGAAGAAGTTCTGCCCCCGGGACGGCAAGCACACCGTTCACCGCGAGACCCGCTGA
- a CDS encoding bifunctional diguanylate cyclase/phosphodiesterase, whose amino-acid sequence MAGRPPAARRSPEHAWLITGPLAIFAVVLAVVLGVLDGPPGEWGWAALVLGLALLGDTPLLFYVVRRQTTAITFIEIPLLFGLYLLPPLTVVLVFTLGSLITQIYRRFPPAKLWFNVAKSAAAVSLASLVVLALPEMHGFGPSTWGVLVAAVATHALVTLGAVAGVFAIMHGAQAGWEVFRTSGPGLLTVMLNVALGLVIVICLRVTPWSALLLLALAAALLLLYRSYAQFFRQHRTLADVYELTKAMSERGQDGTLADSLLGRVRALMQAEYATLWLPAQGRHPEVLLTARVEDSGLLDFSRTPLIARERATGESRTVAAGSRMGGHPDVREALREAGLKDVIVTPLRSGQAVIGSLEVVNRLADIGHFTPADVPVFETIAAHAAVALENSRLVDRLRHDAYHDGLTNLPNRRRVTGALEEAVRVRAPNEVVALLLFDVAGLRQVNESVGHAAGDRVLVEVANRLRSSAPSAALVGRVGSDEFVVTLRMESIDAALDLAAELREQIRDRMVFDVLVLDVDTVVGVAVHPDHGDDPATLLQRADLAVTRAKSAPDGIQLFSPGLESRSSRRLGLAGDLRRALDHAEVEVYYQPKVTLTDRRLVGVECLARWVHPAHGTVAPEDFVAVAEHTGQLPELTRLVLGEALRRSRDWTSGGNTLAVSVNISPRTLADQQFPALVQGMLAEYGVAPELLTLEIKEAGVLDGTERAVPGLRRLRDVGVRLAVDDFGTGHSSLSYLRRLPVNEVKVDRSFVQGMATDPVDLAIVNAVVTLSQQFGLAVVAEGVESELTLELLQDIGCQIGQGFLFSRPLPYERLEAWFAAQSESDTSAGPADVRRLRAVP is encoded by the coding sequence ATGGCTGGGCGCCCACCGGCAGCACGTCGATCCCCCGAACACGCCTGGCTGATCACCGGCCCGCTGGCCATCTTCGCCGTCGTCCTGGCGGTGGTGCTCGGGGTCCTCGACGGTCCGCCCGGCGAGTGGGGGTGGGCGGCCCTGGTGCTCGGTCTCGCGCTGCTGGGTGACACGCCGCTGCTGTTCTACGTCGTCCGACGACAGACCACGGCCATCACGTTCATCGAGATTCCCCTGCTCTTCGGGCTCTACCTGCTGCCGCCGCTCACCGTCGTACTCGTCTTCACGCTCGGTTCGCTGATCACCCAGATCTACCGGCGGTTCCCGCCGGCGAAGTTGTGGTTCAACGTCGCCAAGTCCGCCGCGGCGGTGTCGCTGGCGAGTCTGGTCGTGCTGGCGCTGCCGGAGATGCACGGCTTCGGCCCGAGCACCTGGGGTGTGCTCGTCGCCGCCGTGGCGACCCACGCGCTGGTGACGCTGGGCGCGGTCGCCGGAGTCTTCGCGATCATGCATGGCGCGCAGGCGGGCTGGGAGGTGTTCCGCACCTCCGGTCCCGGCCTGCTCACGGTCATGCTCAACGTGGCCCTGGGCCTGGTCATCGTGATCTGCCTCCGCGTCACCCCGTGGTCCGCCCTGCTCCTGCTCGCACTCGCCGCCGCGTTGCTCCTGCTCTACCGCTCGTACGCACAGTTCTTCCGCCAGCACCGGACCCTCGCCGACGTCTACGAACTCACCAAGGCGATGAGCGAGCGCGGCCAGGACGGCACCCTGGCCGACTCGCTGCTGGGTCGGGTGCGGGCGCTGATGCAGGCCGAGTACGCCACCCTCTGGCTTCCCGCCCAGGGCCGGCACCCGGAGGTCCTGCTCACCGCCAGGGTCGAGGACTCGGGACTGCTCGACTTCTCCCGGACCCCGCTGATCGCCCGGGAGCGCGCCACCGGGGAGAGCCGGACCGTCGCCGCCGGCAGCCGGATGGGCGGCCACCCGGACGTGCGGGAGGCGTTGCGGGAAGCGGGCCTGAAGGACGTGATCGTCACGCCGCTCCGCTCCGGCCAGGCGGTGATCGGGTCCCTGGAAGTGGTGAACCGGCTCGCCGACATCGGGCACTTCACCCCCGCGGACGTGCCGGTCTTCGAGACGATCGCCGCGCACGCCGCGGTCGCCCTGGAGAACTCGCGGCTGGTCGACCGGCTGCGGCACGACGCGTACCACGACGGGCTGACCAACCTGCCCAACCGGCGGCGGGTGACCGGGGCGCTGGAGGAGGCGGTCCGGGTACGCGCCCCGAACGAGGTCGTCGCGCTGCTCCTCTTCGACGTGGCCGGGCTCCGCCAGGTCAACGAGTCCGTCGGGCACGCGGCCGGCGACCGGGTACTCGTCGAGGTGGCGAACCGGCTGCGCTCTTCGGCGCCCTCCGCCGCGCTGGTCGGCCGGGTCGGCAGTGACGAGTTCGTGGTGACGCTGCGGATGGAGAGCATCGACGCGGCGCTCGACCTCGCCGCCGAGCTGCGCGAGCAGATCCGCGACCGGATGGTCTTCGACGTGCTCGTCCTCGACGTCGACACCGTGGTCGGGGTCGCGGTGCATCCGGACCACGGTGACGACCCGGCGACCCTGCTCCAGCGCGCCGACCTCGCGGTGACCCGGGCCAAGTCGGCCCCGGACGGCATCCAGCTCTTCAGCCCCGGGCTGGAGTCCCGGTCGTCGCGGCGGCTCGGCCTCGCCGGCGACCTGCGCCGCGCGCTCGACCACGCCGAGGTGGAGGTCTACTACCAGCCCAAGGTCACCCTGACCGACCGGCGGTTGGTCGGGGTGGAGTGCCTGGCCCGGTGGGTGCACCCGGCGCACGGGACGGTGGCCCCGGAGGACTTCGTGGCGGTGGCGGAGCACACCGGCCAGCTTCCCGAGCTGACCAGGCTGGTGCTCGGCGAGGCGCTGCGGCGCAGCCGGGACTGGACCAGCGGCGGCAACACCCTCGCCGTCTCGGTCAACATCTCTCCGCGTACCCTCGCCGACCAGCAGTTCCCGGCCCTGGTGCAGGGGATGCTCGCGGAGTACGGCGTCGCCCCGGAGCTGCTCACCCTGGAGATCAAGGAGGCCGGCGTACTGGACGGCACCGAACGCGCGGTGCCGGGGCTGCGCCGGCTGCGCGACGTCGGGGTACGCCTCGCCGTCGACGACTTCGGTACCGGCCACTCCTCGCTCTCCTACCTGCGTCGGTTGCCGGTCAACGAGGTCAAGGTCGACCGCTCGTTCGTGCAGGGGATGGCGACCGACCCGGTGGACCTGGCGATCGTCAACGCGGTGGTGACGCTCTCCCAGCAGTTCGGCCTGGCGGTGGTGGCCGAGGGGGTGGAGAGCGAACTCACCCTGGAGCTGCTCCAGGACATCGGGTGCCAGATCGGGCAGGGCTTCCTGTTCAGCCGCCCGCTGCCGTACGAGCGCCTGGAGGCATGGTTCGCGGCCCAGTCGGAGTCCGACACCTCGGCCGGCCCGGCCGACGTACGGCGGCTGCGGGCAGTGCCCTGA
- a CDS encoding TetR/AcrR family transcriptional regulator — MLDAVRDHLVEYGYDALGIDAVAERSGVHRTTVYRRWRDVGGLLADVLVEGIGDDWRPPDTGSLEGDLLAVNAEVCAALTADPPVTTALIAASFRSAPAADALRSFWADRYDRCAVIVHRAVRRGEIPAGCDPRRLLVAATAPVYHELVLLRTSPDREFALRAARDAVTAARAGAFTAGALTDCDPRDVAVPASQTPAGAR; from the coding sequence GTGCTCGACGCGGTCCGGGACCACCTCGTCGAGTACGGCTACGACGCGCTCGGCATCGACGCCGTGGCGGAGCGGTCGGGGGTGCACCGCACCACGGTCTACCGGCGCTGGCGGGACGTCGGTGGGCTGCTCGCCGACGTACTCGTCGAGGGCATCGGGGACGACTGGCGACCACCCGACACCGGCTCGCTGGAGGGCGACCTGCTCGCGGTCAACGCGGAGGTGTGCGCGGCGCTCACCGCCGATCCGCCGGTCACGACGGCGCTGATCGCGGCGTCGTTCCGTTCGGCGCCGGCCGCCGACGCCCTCCGCTCCTTCTGGGCCGACCGGTACGACCGCTGTGCCGTCATCGTGCACCGGGCGGTACGGCGCGGCGAGATCCCGGCCGGCTGCGATCCGCGTCGACTGCTCGTCGCCGCCACCGCGCCGGTCTACCACGAGCTGGTGCTGCTGCGGACCTCGCCCGACCGGGAGTTCGCGCTCCGGGCGGCCCGGGACGCCGTGACGGCCGCCCGGGCCGGGGCCTTCACGGCCGGCGCCCTCACGGACTGTGATCCACGCGACGTGGCGGTGCCGGCCTCGCAGACTCCGGCCGGTGCGCGCTGA